One Arvicanthis niloticus isolate mArvNil1 chromosome 3, mArvNil1.pat.X, whole genome shotgun sequence DNA segment encodes these proteins:
- the LOC117706167 gene encoding olfactory receptor 4N2-like, protein MEAENRTVVTEFIFTGLTQSHDIQRLVFVLSLIFYIIILPGNVFIILTIISDPGLTAPLYFFLGNLAFLDASYSFIVAPRMLVDIFSEKKIISYKACITQLFFLHFLGGGEFLLLVVMAFDRYIAICRPLYYSTVMSPRTCYVMLLAPWLGGFVHSIIQVVLILRLPFCGPNHLDNFFCDVPQVIKLACTDTFAVELLMIFNSGLLTLVCFLGLLTSYAVILCHVHRSASEGKNRAISTCTTHVIIIFLMFGPAIFIYTRPFTALSADKVVSFFHTVIFPLLNPVIYTLRNQEVKTSMKKLFIRQVIC, encoded by the coding sequence ATGGAGGCAGAAAACAGGACAGTTGTCACAGAATTCATCTTCACAGGACTGACCCAGTCACATGACATTCAGCGCTTGGTCTTTGTTCTGAGTTTAATTTTCTACATCATCATCTTGCCTGGAAATGTCTTCATTATCCTCACCATCATATCAGACCCTGGACTCACTGCTCCACTTTATTTCTTCCTGGGAAATTTGGCCTTCCTGGATGCCTCCTACTCCTTCATTGTGGCTCCCAGGATGTTAGTAGACATCTTCTCTGAAAAGAAGATAATCTCCTACAAGGCCTGCATCACTCAGCTATTTTTTTTGCACTTCCTTGGAGGAGGGGAATTTTTGCTACTGGTTGTGATGGCTTTTGACCGCTACATTGCCATCTGCAGGCCTTTGTATTACTCCACTGTCATGAGTCCCAGAACCTGCTATGTGATGTTGTTGGCTCCATGGCTTGGAGGATTTGTTCACTCCATTATTCAGGTTGTCCTCATCCTCCGCTTGCCCTTCTGTGGTCCAAATCATCTAGATAACTTCTTCTGTGATGTCCCACAGGTCATCAAGTTAGCCTGTACAGACACCTTTGCAGTTGAACTTCTTATGATCTTTAATAGTGGTCTGCTTACCCTTGTGTGCTTTCTTGGTCTTCTGACTTCCTATGCAGTTATTTTATGCCATGTTCATAGGTCTGCTTCTGAAGGAAAAAACAGAGCTATATCTACATGTACCACTcatgttataattatatttcttatgTTTGGACCtgcaatttttatttatacacGTCCATTCACGGCCCTATCAGCTGACAAAGTGGTTTCTTTCTTCCATACAGTAATATTTCCCTTATTGAATCCTGTGATTTATACCCTACGGAACCAGGAAGTAAAAACTTCCATGAAAAAGTTATTTATCCGTCAAGTAATTTGTTAA
- the LOC117706168 gene encoding olfactory receptor 4N4C: METKNRTVVTEFILIGLTQSHDIQRLVFVLSLIFYIIILPGNILIILTIRSDPGLTAPLYFFLGNLAFLDASYSFIVAPRMLVDIFSEKKIISYKACITQLFFLHFLGGGEGLLLVVMAFDRYIAICRPLHYSTVMSPRACYMMLFGLWLGGFVHSIIQVVLILRLPFCGPNHLDNFFCDVPQVIKLACTDTFAVELLMVFNSGLLTLVCFLGLLTSYAVILCHVHRSASEGKNRAISTCTTHVIIIFLMFGPAIFIYTRPFTALPADKVVSFFHTVIFPLMNPVIYTLRNQEVKTSMRKLIIRHIIC; encoded by the coding sequence ATGGAGACAAAAAACAGGACAGTTGTCACAGAATTTATCCTCATAGGACTGACTCAGTCACATGATATTCAGCGCTTGGTCTTTGTTCTGAGCTTAATTTTCTACATCATTATCTTGCCTGGAAATATTCTCATCATCCTGACCATCAGGTCAGACCCTGGACTCACTGCTCCACTTTATTTCTTCCTGGGAAATTTGGCCTTCCTGGATGCCTCCTACTCCTTCATTGTGGCTCCCAGGATGTTAGTAGACATCTTCTCTGAAAAGAAGATAATCTCCTACAAGGCCTGCATCACTCAGCTATTTTTTTTACACTTTCTTGGAGGGGGTGAAGGGTTACTTCTTGTTGTGATGGCCTTTGACCGCTACATTGCCATCTGCAGGCCTTTGCATTATTCTACTGTCATGAGCCCTAGAGCTTGCTATATGATGTTGTTTGGTCTCTGGCTTGGAGGTTTTGTTCACTCCATTATTCAGGTTGTCCTCATCCTCCGCTTGCCTTTCTGTGGTCCAAATCACCTAGATaacttcttctgtgatgttccacAGGTCATCAAGTTAGCCTGTACAGACACCTTTGCAGTTGAGCTCCTAATGGTGTTCAATAGTGGCCTGCTTACCCTTGTGTGCTTTCTTGGTCTTCTGACTTCCTATGCAGTTATTTTATGCCATGTTCATAGGTCTGCTTCTGAAGGAAAAAACAGAGCTATATCTACATGTACCACTcatgttataattatatttcttatgTTTGGACCtgcaatttttatttatacacGTCCATTCACAGCCTTACCAGCTGACaaagtggtttctttctttcacacGGTAATATTTCCTTTGATGAATCCTGTGATTTATACCCTTCGGAACCAGGAAGTAAAAACTTCCATGAGAAAGCTAATCATCCGACATATTATTTGTTAA